Proteins encoded together in one Macadamia integrifolia cultivar HAES 741 chromosome 8, SCU_Mint_v3, whole genome shotgun sequence window:
- the LOC122087462 gene encoding MYB-like transcription factor ODO1, with protein MGRQPCCDKLGVKKGPWTAEEDKKLINFILTNGQCCWRAVPKLAGLLRCGKSCRLRWTNYLRPDLKRGLLTEAEEQLVIDLHARLGNRWSKIAARLPGRTDNEIKNHWNTHIKKKLTKMGIDPVTHEPINKPSTTTTTTSSQETPSTVDHQHHEPESENLRPPSPEKLDESHATSEENSSSSPPETCWGAETGSTTSDNNRDDDPLMNILWENDDTPFLDVSWDFPASPSAGNTINNVHMSPWEENCANWLLDCQDFGFEEFGFGCFNDVLDMSVNINTLDMGDHKLI; from the exons ATGGGAAGACAACCTTGTTGTGATAAGTTAGGCGTCAAGAAAGGGCCATGGACGGCTGAGGAAGATAAGAAACTCATCAACTTCATCCTCACCAATGGCCAGTGCTGCTGGCGAGCTGTCCCTAAGCTCGCCGGTCTCCTCCGCTGTGGCAAGAGCTGCCGCCTTCGTTGGACTAATTATCTCCGTCCTGACCTCAAGAGAGGCCTCCTTACTGAAGCTGAAGAACAGTTGGTCATCGACCTCCATGCCCGTCTTGGAAACAG gtGGTCTAAGATTGCTGCAAGATTGCCGGGAAGAACTGATAATGAGATTAAGAATCACTGGAATACCCACATCAAGAAAAAGCTTACCAAGATGGGAATAGATCCAGTCACCCATGAACCCATCAATAAACCAtcaactactactactactactagcTCACAGGAGACACCTTCTACAGTGGATCATCAACATCATGAGCCAGAGTCTGAAAACCTTCGACCACCGTCACCGGAGAAATTAGATGAAAGCCATGCAACATCGGAGGAAAATTCAAGCTCATCACCACCTGAAACTTGTTGGGGAGCTGAGACTGGATCTACTACTTCTGATAATAACAGGGATGATGACCCATTAATGAACATCCTATGGGAGAATGATGATACACCTTTTCTCGACGTGTCTTGGGATTTTCCGGCATCGCCGTCTGCCGGAAACACCATTAACAATGTTCATATGTCACCGTGGGAGGAGAATTGTGCGAATTGGTTGTTGGACTGTCAAGACTTTGGGTTTGAggagtttggttttggttgtttcaACGACGTACTAGACATGAGCGTGAACATTAACACGTTGGACATGGGTGATCACAAGCTGATCTAA
- the LOC122087461 gene encoding arginase 1, mitochondrial-like produces the protein MWKTGRQGINYLQQLNAANVHTDMLEKGQNRVMEASLTLIRERAKLKGELLRALGGVKASASLLGVPLGHNSSFLQGPAFAPPRIREAIWCGSTNSTTEEGKDLKDPRVLTDVGDVPVQEIRDCGVDDDRLMKIISDSVKLVMEEDPLRPLVLGGDHSISFPVVRAVSEKLGGPVDILHLDAHPDIYHSFEGNKYSHASPFARIMEGGYARRLLQVGIRSITAEGREQGKRFGVEQYEMRNFSRDRQFLENLKLGEGVKGVYISVDVDCLDPAFAPGVSHIEPGGLSFRDILNILHNLQADVVAADVVELNPQRDTVDGMTAMVAAKLVRELAAKISK, from the exons ATGTGGAAGACTGGGAGGCAGGGGATTAACTACTTACAACAACTGAATGCTGCAAATGTCCACACTGATATGTTAGAAAAGGGCCAAAATCGTGTCATGGAGGCTTCTCTTACTCTCATTCGTGAGAGGGCAAAACTTAAG GGGGAGCTTCTGCGAGCATTAGGAGGTGTTAAAGCATCAGCATCACTTCTTGGAGTTCCTTTGGGGCATAATTCATCTTTTCTTCAGGGACCTGCATTTGCTCCTCCACGGATTAGGGAGGCAATCTGGTGTGGCAGCACAAACTCTACAACTGAAGAAG GGAAAGACTTAAAGGATCCACGTGTTTTAACTGATGTTGGGGATGTTCCTGTTCAAGAGATTCGAGATTGTGGTGTAGATGATGATAGATTGATGAAAATTATAAGTGATTCTGTGAAACTTGTGATGGAAGAa GATCCACTACGCCCGTTAGTTTTAGGTGGTGACCACTCAATATCTTTTCCTGTTGTAAGAGCTGTATCAGAGAAGCTTGGTGGACCTGTGGATATTCTTCATTTAGATGCCCATCCTGATATCTATCATTCTTTTGAAGGAAACAAATATTCACATGCTTCTCCTTTTGCCCGAATTATGGAGGGTGGTTATGCACGGCGGCTTCTGCAG GTTGGCATTAGGTCCATAACAGCTGAAGGGCGTGAACAAGGGAAAAGATTTGGTGTGGAGCAATATGAAATGCGAAACTTTTCAAGAGATCGGCAGTTTTTGGAGAatttg AAACTAGGGGAAGGTGTAAAGGGAGTGTATATTTCAGTAGATGTGGACTGTCTTGATCCAGCATTTGCTCCTGGGGTTTCACACATTGAACCGGGAGGTCTATCTTTCCGTGATATCCTCAACATCCTTCACAATCTCCAAGCTGATGTTGTAGCTGCAGATGTTGTGGAGCTCAACCCACAGCGTGACACCGTTGATGGAATGACTGCCATGGTTGCTGCAAAGCTGGTAAGAGAATTGGCTGCAAAGATATCAAAATGA